From one Leifsonia soli genomic stretch:
- a CDS encoding O-antigen ligase family protein — protein MATPRRTLVPPAAIEFLGSARFTSTLALLAVITGFSTHAIRGLIGWPGLIGALAVLVVLAALSFAAQWRLIEWHGLLPISALVFVGWCAASILWSQYQWATLTGVIYQLIFAFLAVYIALVRDAIQIVRVVGDALRFLLTLSLSLEVLSGLLLDAPIRFLGIQGNIGLGGPIQGLFGTRNQLSIVALIAFVTFLVELRTRSVRPPVAAYSITLAGVCILLAHSPVIAAVSVVVGLATLALYLMRKARAQQRPYYQWGLAILTVAVLVVAYIYRTRVIDILNARSDFQVRYQLWIQIWELIPVQQTVGWGWVGAWPTDLYPFTAIQANTGVYHSDGLNAYLDVYLQVGIIGLLLFIVLIALAFSRSWLLASNRRSVVYAWAPLVLVALLVTSVFESSILVESGWMLLIICTIKASQGMSWRLRLPHRDAS, from the coding sequence ATGGCAACGCCCCGTCGAACCCTGGTGCCGCCCGCGGCCATCGAGTTCCTCGGCTCCGCCCGTTTCACCTCCACCCTGGCGTTGCTCGCGGTGATCACCGGCTTCTCCACCCACGCCATCCGCGGTCTCATCGGCTGGCCAGGACTGATCGGCGCCCTCGCGGTGCTTGTGGTGCTCGCCGCCCTGTCGTTCGCGGCGCAGTGGCGGCTCATCGAGTGGCACGGCCTGCTCCCGATCTCGGCCCTGGTGTTCGTCGGATGGTGCGCCGCCTCGATCCTGTGGAGCCAGTACCAGTGGGCGACGCTCACCGGGGTGATCTACCAGCTGATCTTCGCGTTCCTCGCCGTCTACATCGCGCTCGTGCGCGACGCGATCCAGATCGTCCGCGTCGTCGGCGACGCCCTGCGGTTCCTGCTCACCCTCTCGCTCTCGCTCGAGGTGCTGAGCGGACTGCTGCTCGACGCGCCCATCCGCTTCCTCGGCATCCAGGGCAACATCGGGCTGGGCGGTCCCATCCAGGGACTGTTCGGCACCCGCAACCAGCTCAGCATCGTCGCCCTCATCGCGTTCGTGACGTTCCTCGTCGAACTCCGGACCCGATCGGTGCGTCCGCCCGTCGCCGCGTACTCCATCACACTCGCCGGCGTGTGCATCCTGCTCGCCCACTCCCCCGTGATCGCCGCCGTGTCGGTCGTCGTCGGGCTCGCCACGCTTGCGCTGTATCTGATGCGCAAGGCGCGGGCGCAGCAGCGGCCGTACTATCAGTGGGGGCTCGCCATCCTCACCGTCGCGGTGCTCGTCGTCGCATACATCTACCGCACGCGCGTCATCGACATCCTGAACGCGCGCTCCGACTTCCAGGTGCGCTACCAGCTCTGGATCCAGATCTGGGAGCTCATCCCGGTGCAGCAGACGGTGGGATGGGGCTGGGTCGGCGCCTGGCCGACGGACCTCTACCCGTTCACGGCCATCCAGGCGAACACCGGGGTCTACCACTCCGACGGCCTGAACGCCTATCTGGACGTGTACCTCCAGGTCGGCATCATCGGTCTGCTGCTGTTCATCGTCCTGATCGCGCTGGCGTTCAGCCGCTCCTGGCTCCTCGCATCCAATCGTCGGAGCGTCGTCTACGCCTGGGCCCCGCTCGTACTGGTCGCCCTGCTCGTCACGAGTGTGTTCGAGAGCTCGATCCTGGTGGAGTCCGGCTGGATGCTGCTGATCATCTGCACGATCAAGGCGTCCCAGGGGATGAGCTGGCGGCTGCGGCTGCCGCACCGCGACGCGAGCTGA
- a CDS encoding acyl-CoA dehydrogenase family protein, translated as MPFETIAGDFYGFETLLSDREKDFITTLRAQLESEVKPIVNEYWEKAEFPHQIIDVLHRNGAIGLGFPETAPFENSAVFRGWVALELARVDASVSTYVGVQNGLALGAVGVCGSDEQRAEWLPKLASGEVLGAFGLTEPTSGSDSAQGLKTVATRDGGTWILNGSKRWIGNATFSDITVIWAKSAEDGQVKGFIVPTSTPGYTATKIEGKQSLRIVQNADITLENVVVPESLRLQNANSFKDTARVLRLTRAEVAWAAVGVAVGAYEAALRYTKERVQFGKPIASHQLIQDLLVKSLGNITASIGLCTRVSQMLDDGEQRDEHSALAKAFATARMRETVAWCREALGGNGIVLDYDVARFFADAEALYSYEGTREMNTLIVGRAITGQAAFV; from the coding sequence ATGCCCTTCGAGACCATCGCCGGCGACTTCTACGGCTTCGAGACCCTCCTCTCCGACCGGGAGAAGGACTTCATCACCACCCTGCGCGCACAGCTGGAGTCCGAGGTGAAGCCGATCGTCAACGAGTACTGGGAGAAGGCGGAGTTCCCGCACCAGATCATCGACGTGCTGCACCGCAACGGCGCGATCGGCCTCGGTTTCCCGGAGACCGCCCCGTTCGAGAACTCGGCGGTGTTCCGCGGCTGGGTCGCGCTGGAGCTGGCCAGGGTCGACGCGTCGGTGAGCACCTATGTCGGCGTGCAGAACGGCCTCGCGCTCGGTGCGGTCGGCGTCTGCGGCTCGGACGAGCAGCGGGCGGAGTGGCTGCCCAAGCTGGCGAGCGGCGAAGTGCTCGGAGCGTTCGGGCTGACGGAGCCCACGTCCGGCTCCGACTCGGCGCAGGGGCTCAAGACCGTGGCGACGCGCGACGGCGGCACCTGGATCCTGAACGGCTCGAAGCGCTGGATCGGCAACGCCACCTTCAGCGACATCACCGTGATCTGGGCGAAGAGCGCGGAGGACGGTCAGGTCAAGGGCTTCATCGTCCCCACCTCGACCCCGGGCTACACGGCGACGAAGATCGAGGGGAAGCAGTCCCTCCGCATCGTGCAGAACGCCGACATCACGCTCGAGAACGTCGTCGTGCCCGAGTCGCTCCGGCTGCAGAACGCGAACAGCTTCAAGGACACGGCCCGCGTCCTCCGCCTCACCCGCGCCGAGGTCGCCTGGGCCGCGGTCGGCGTCGCGGTCGGCGCCTACGAGGCCGCGCTGCGCTACACGAAGGAGCGCGTCCAGTTCGGCAAGCCGATCGCCTCCCACCAGCTGATCCAGGACCTCCTGGTGAAGTCGCTCGGGAACATCACCGCGTCGATCGGCCTGTGCACCCGCGTCTCGCAGATGCTCGACGACGGCGAGCAGCGTGACGAGCACTCCGCCCTGGCGAAGGCCTTCGCGACGGCACGCATGCGCGAGACGGTCGCCTGGTGCCGCGAGGCCCTCGGCGGCAACGGCATCGTGCTCGACTACGACGTCGCGCGGTTCTTCGCCGACGCCGAGGCGCTCTACTCCTACGAGGGCACGCGCGAGATGAACACGCTCATCGTCGGCCGGGCGATCACCGGGCAGGCCGCGTTCGTCTGA
- the manA gene encoding mannose-6-phosphate isomerase, class I, with protein MFVRIGNTPRDYAWGSTTAIAGLLGTRPSGGPEAELWLGAHPGSPARVLDPAIADGAADLASWERTKNLPYLLKVLAAAGPLSLQAHPSPEQARAGFDRENAAGLPADSAERNYKDPFHKPELIFALSDPFEALCGFRDPEESRAAFERLAAATTGGAVLAGFAGTLVGEPGAVLRRATEWLLGEDPEVDLLVAEVVRAARALPDDRDADTVRMLDDAFPGDPGIVLALLLNRATLRPGQVLYLPAGNIHAYLRGLGIELMAASDNVLRGGLTRKRIDVPELVSVLDFTPIRATPLAPEHPAAGVETFRPDVPDFALEHIALTAATASATVALPGTAIALVTDGEVELRGRAGSVTLARGEAAVITDETELTVTGRGTVFVAHPNS; from the coding sequence ATGTTTGTGCGCATCGGCAACACCCCGCGCGACTACGCGTGGGGCTCCACGACCGCGATCGCGGGCCTGCTCGGCACGCGGCCGAGCGGCGGACCGGAGGCGGAGCTGTGGCTGGGCGCGCATCCCGGCTCTCCCGCGCGGGTGCTCGATCCCGCCATCGCAGACGGGGCGGCCGACCTGGCCTCCTGGGAGCGGACGAAGAACCTCCCCTACCTGCTGAAGGTGCTGGCCGCCGCAGGACCGCTGTCGCTGCAGGCGCATCCCTCCCCCGAGCAGGCCCGCGCCGGCTTCGATCGGGAGAACGCGGCGGGGCTTCCGGCCGACTCGGCGGAGCGCAACTACAAGGACCCGTTCCACAAGCCGGAGCTCATCTTCGCCCTGAGCGACCCCTTCGAGGCGCTGTGCGGCTTCCGCGATCCGGAGGAGAGCCGCGCCGCCTTCGAGCGTCTCGCCGCGGCCACGACCGGGGGCGCCGTCCTCGCCGGATTTGCCGGCACCCTCGTCGGCGAGCCGGGCGCCGTGCTGCGGCGGGCGACCGAGTGGCTTCTCGGCGAGGACCCGGAGGTCGACCTCCTCGTCGCCGAGGTGGTCCGCGCGGCACGTGCGCTCCCCGACGACCGCGACGCGGACACGGTACGCATGCTCGACGACGCGTTCCCCGGCGACCCGGGGATCGTGCTCGCACTGCTGCTCAACCGCGCCACCCTGCGCCCCGGGCAGGTGCTCTACCTGCCGGCCGGGAACATCCACGCGTACCTCCGCGGTCTCGGCATCGAGCTCATGGCCGCCTCCGACAACGTGCTGCGCGGCGGACTGACCCGCAAGCGCATCGATGTGCCCGAACTGGTGAGCGTGCTCGACTTCACGCCGATCCGGGCGACGCCGCTCGCGCCGGAGCACCCGGCGGCCGGGGTGGAGACCTTCCGCCCGGACGTGCCCGACTTCGCCCTCGAGCACATCGCGCTGACGGCCGCGACCGCGTCCGCCACCGTGGCCCTCCCGGGCACCGCGATCGCGCTGGTCACCGACGGCGAGGTCGAACTCCGCGGACGCGCCGGCTCCGTGACCCTGGCGCGCGGGGAGGCCGCGGTCATCACCGACGAGACGGAGCTCACCGTCACCGGCCGGGGCACGGTGTTCGTCGCGCACCCGAACTCCTGA
- the galE gene encoding UDP-glucose 4-epimerase GalE produces MAWLVTGGAGYIGAHVVRAFRDEGIDVIVVDDLSSGHEEFVPEDVPFYRGTILDAELLARIFAENTVSGVVHVAGFKYAGVSVQRPLHTYEQNVTATAVLLGAMQDAGVDAIVFSSSAAVYGTPDVDIVTETTPKNPESPYGESKLIGEWLLRDQGVAAGLRHTSLRYFNVVGSGDPSLRDTSPHNLFPLVFDALVAGRTPRINGDDYPTPDGTCVRDYIHVADLAVSHVAAAKRLDAHDTIEPVYNLGSGDGVSVGQIMATVAEVTGIAFTPEVGPRRAGDPARIVASGELASRDLDWKMRHSLEDMVRSAWEARQAAS; encoded by the coding sequence GTGGCGTGGTTGGTGACCGGAGGCGCAGGCTACATCGGAGCGCACGTCGTGCGGGCGTTCCGCGACGAGGGGATCGACGTCATCGTCGTCGACGACCTGTCGAGCGGTCATGAGGAGTTCGTCCCGGAGGATGTTCCGTTCTACCGGGGCACCATCCTCGACGCCGAGCTGCTCGCGCGCATCTTCGCCGAGAACACCGTCAGCGGTGTCGTGCACGTCGCCGGCTTCAAGTACGCGGGCGTCTCCGTCCAGCGTCCGCTGCACACCTACGAGCAGAACGTGACGGCGACCGCGGTGCTGCTGGGGGCGATGCAGGACGCGGGCGTCGACGCCATCGTGTTCAGCTCCTCCGCGGCCGTCTACGGGACGCCGGACGTCGACATCGTCACCGAGACCACGCCGAAGAACCCCGAGTCGCCCTACGGGGAGTCGAAGCTGATCGGGGAGTGGCTGCTTCGCGACCAGGGCGTCGCAGCCGGTCTGCGGCACACCTCTTTGCGCTACTTCAACGTGGTCGGATCGGGCGATCCGAGCCTGCGCGACACCAGCCCGCACAACCTGTTCCCGCTGGTGTTCGACGCACTGGTCGCCGGGCGAACGCCGCGCATCAACGGGGACGACTATCCGACGCCGGACGGCACCTGCGTGCGCGACTACATCCACGTCGCCGACCTCGCCGTCTCCCACGTCGCCGCCGCGAAGCGCCTCGACGCGCACGACACGATCGAGCCGGTCTACAACCTCGGGAGTGGCGACGGCGTCTCCGTCGGGCAGATCATGGCGACCGTCGCCGAGGTGACGGGAATCGCCTTCACCCCAGAAGTGGGGCCTCGACGGGCGGGGGATCCCGCGAGGATCGTGGCATCCGGAGAGCTCGCATCCCGCGATCTCGACTGGAAGATGCGCCACTCGCTCGAGGACATGGTGCGCAGCGCCTGGGAAGCACGCCAGGCGGCGTCCTGA
- a CDS encoding glycosyltransferase, which yields MYPRVTAIVVAHSGGPRLQRTLDALAEQTRRPDAVIAVDCATSDDAARLLAESRPTQLLSVPEKLPFGAAVATAVRVLPPASDAGQLLWLLAQDTAPEPQALEALLAALEVSPSVAVVGPKLVDWDDPALIREFGEAMTPFGASVPLVENELDQAQHDGLSDVLAVSSAGMLVRQALWERLDGFDPALPTVDDGLDFCTRARLAGFRVTLVAQARVAIAGDGVAGPNLSSKWTVRRRLSGERRRAQLHRRMAYAPGWAVPLHWLTLVPLGILRGLVRLLRKEPGSVGGELGAAFRVAFSGMAVGSARRRLASAREVGWAAVAPLRIPFPEVRRARALKREAAMVRQQGEKQDLDFFGTGGGWAVLAALLVGVALFFPLIGSGALAGGGLLPLDTSVGQLWANLGYGWRDAGLGFVGAADPFSAVLAVLGTLTFWQPSQSLVLLWVLAVPLAALGAWLAAARLTTRATLRAFAALAYALAPTLLVALQGGRPSAVLAHILLPWLFFAGLAARRSWAASATTALLAAATAACAPVLIPALVIAWIAAIVFAGRRAARIAFIPLPAVVLFAPLVWQQGARGAWLSIFADPGVPLDARQTPAWQLALGFPDGALGGWHALATSLHLPSASASLIVPILLAPLGVLAILALFLRGTVRAIVALLVALAGFLTAVAALHVQIAVSGATVVPIWPGSAVSLYWLGLIAAAVLALSAVGRAAVYPAWVAIVTLTVAIVPVGIATLTGHSDVQESDGRTMPAVVTAKAATQPRTGTLRIVPQGQGGIRAEIVRGSGQTLDDQSTLADTQRSMTADQRALAQLAGNLASRSGYDASAQLKRLGIDFVLLTPTETALPGQDDAAGVATRSRAAVAMDANPLLAPVGITSSGRLWAFDRGTSDLPAAAQIPADAGGIWRVLVLLVQGIVIGVTVLMAIPTTRSADRVSELSARRPERRRDDETAVEPDDEPEEPAVADGVAAESLDEYEAEPDDEAVVESAEVDDVPEVEPVAEVEPVAESEPVAEPEPVDEAEPVPEPETAAERPEDAPASAEDPAAPFDEPGVHDTDRPVERDVERVTTPPAPTTLEDGLEETIIRPRRTSDGGDRG from the coding sequence ATGTATCCGAGAGTCACCGCCATCGTCGTCGCCCACAGCGGCGGCCCCCGCCTGCAGCGCACTCTCGACGCCCTCGCGGAGCAGACCCGTCGACCGGACGCCGTGATCGCCGTCGACTGTGCGACGTCGGACGACGCTGCGCGCCTGCTCGCCGAGTCCCGGCCCACCCAGTTGCTCAGCGTGCCGGAGAAGCTGCCGTTCGGTGCGGCCGTCGCCACCGCCGTCCGCGTCCTTCCCCCCGCATCCGACGCCGGGCAGCTCCTCTGGCTCCTGGCGCAGGACACCGCTCCGGAGCCGCAGGCGCTGGAGGCGCTGCTCGCCGCTCTCGAGGTGTCGCCCTCTGTCGCCGTGGTCGGACCCAAGCTGGTGGACTGGGACGACCCGGCGCTCATCCGCGAGTTCGGCGAGGCGATGACGCCGTTCGGCGCCTCGGTTCCTCTCGTCGAGAACGAGCTCGATCAGGCGCAGCACGACGGCCTCAGCGATGTTCTGGCCGTCTCGAGCGCCGGGATGCTCGTCCGGCAGGCGCTCTGGGAGCGGCTCGACGGCTTCGACCCGGCCCTCCCGACCGTGGACGACGGCCTCGACTTCTGCACGCGGGCCCGCCTCGCCGGGTTCCGCGTCACCCTCGTCGCCCAGGCGCGCGTCGCCATCGCGGGCGACGGTGTCGCGGGCCCGAACCTGTCGTCCAAGTGGACCGTGCGCCGCCGTCTCTCGGGGGAGCGCCGCAGAGCCCAGCTGCACCGCCGGATGGCCTACGCTCCCGGCTGGGCCGTCCCGCTGCACTGGCTGACCCTGGTGCCCCTCGGCATCCTGCGCGGGCTCGTACGCCTGCTGCGCAAGGAGCCCGGCTCCGTCGGCGGAGAACTCGGCGCCGCCTTCCGGGTCGCGTTCTCCGGCATGGCGGTGGGCAGCGCCCGCCGCAGGCTCGCATCCGCACGCGAGGTGGGCTGGGCGGCGGTGGCTCCGCTGCGCATCCCCTTCCCCGAAGTTCGCCGCGCGCGTGCCCTCAAACGCGAAGCCGCGATGGTGCGCCAGCAGGGCGAGAAGCAGGACCTCGACTTCTTCGGGACGGGCGGTGGATGGGCGGTGCTCGCCGCGCTCCTCGTCGGCGTCGCCCTGTTCTTCCCGCTGATCGGCTCTGGCGCGCTCGCGGGAGGCGGACTCCTCCCGCTCGACACCTCGGTCGGCCAGCTGTGGGCGAACCTCGGGTACGGCTGGCGCGACGCCGGCCTCGGCTTCGTGGGCGCCGCCGACCCGTTCTCTGCGGTGCTCGCCGTGCTCGGAACGCTCACCTTCTGGCAGCCGTCGCAGTCGCTCGTCCTGCTCTGGGTCCTCGCCGTCCCGCTCGCGGCGCTCGGAGCCTGGCTGGCGGCAGCGCGGCTGACGACCCGCGCCACCCTGCGCGCCTTCGCCGCTCTGGCCTACGCCCTCGCGCCGACCCTGCTGGTGGCGCTGCAGGGCGGGCGCCCATCGGCCGTGCTCGCGCACATCCTGCTGCCCTGGCTGTTCTTCGCCGGCCTGGCCGCTCGCCGTTCGTGGGCGGCCAGCGCCACGACGGCCCTGCTCGCAGCGGCGACCGCCGCGTGCGCGCCCGTCCTCATCCCCGCTCTCGTGATCGCCTGGATCGCCGCGATCGTCTTCGCCGGCCGTCGCGCCGCGCGGATCGCGTTCATCCCGTTGCCCGCCGTCGTGCTGTTCGCGCCGCTCGTCTGGCAGCAGGGAGCACGGGGAGCGTGGCTGTCGATCTTCGCGGATCCCGGCGTTCCGCTGGATGCACGCCAGACGCCGGCCTGGCAGCTCGCGCTCGGCTTCCCGGACGGCGCCCTCGGCGGCTGGCACGCGCTCGCCACGTCGCTGCATCTTCCTTCGGCGTCGGCCAGCCTGATCGTCCCGATCCTGCTGGCGCCCCTCGGCGTGCTGGCCATCCTCGCGCTGTTCCTGCGGGGGACGGTCCGCGCGATCGTCGCCCTGCTCGTCGCCCTCGCCGGCTTCCTGACGGCCGTCGCCGCCCTCCATGTGCAGATCGCCGTCTCGGGTGCGACCGTCGTGCCGATCTGGCCGGGCAGCGCGGTGAGCCTGTACTGGCTGGGGCTGATCGCCGCGGCCGTGCTGGCCCTGTCCGCCGTCGGACGTGCCGCCGTCTACCCGGCGTGGGTCGCGATCGTCACACTGACCGTCGCGATTGTTCCGGTCGGAATCGCCACCCTCACCGGCCATTCCGACGTCCAGGAGAGCGACGGCCGCACCATGCCCGCCGTTGTCACGGCGAAGGCGGCGACCCAGCCGCGCACCGGGACGCTGCGCATCGTCCCGCAAGGACAGGGCGGCATCCGCGCGGAGATCGTGCGGGGGAGCGGTCAGACGCTCGACGACCAGTCGACGCTTGCCGACACCCAGCGCTCGATGACAGCCGACCAGCGGGCGCTCGCTCAGCTGGCCGGCAATCTCGCCTCGCGCAGCGGGTACGACGCCTCCGCACAGCTGAAACGTCTCGGAATCGACTTCGTCCTGCTGACTCCCACCGAGACGGCCCTCCCTGGTCAGGACGACGCCGCCGGCGTCGCCACACGATCGCGCGCAGCCGTCGCGATGGATGCGAACCCCCTGCTCGCGCCCGTGGGCATCACCTCCTCCGGCCGGCTCTGGGCGTTCGACCGCGGGACCTCCGATCTCCCGGCCGCCGCGCAGATCCCGGCCGACGCCGGCGGCATCTGGCGCGTGCTCGTGCTGCTCGTCCAGGGCATCGTCATCGGTGTCACCGTGCTGATGGCCATCCCCACCACCCGGTCCGCCGACCGGGTGTCGGAGCTGTCCGCCCGCCGACCGGAGCGGCGACGCGACGACGAGACCGCGGTCGAGCCCGACGACGAGCCGGAGGAGCCGGCCGTCGCCGACGGCGTGGCGGCCGAGAGCCTCGACGAATACGAGGCGGAGCCCGACGACGAGGCGGTCGTGGAGTCCGCCGAGGTCGACGACGTCCCCGAAGTCGAGCCGGTCGCAGAGGTCGAGCCGGTCGCGGAGTCCGAGCCGGTCGCAGAGCCGGAGCCGGTCGACGAGGCCGAGCCGGTACCCGAGCCGGAGACGGCCGCGGAGCGTCCGGAGGATGCGCCGGCGTCCGCCGAGGACCCGGCCGCCCCCTTCGACGAACCCGGCGTCCACGACACCGATCGCCCTGTCGAGCGGGACGTCGAGCGTGTGACGACGCCTCCCGCGCCGACGACGCTCGAAGACGGACTGGAGGAGACCATCATCCGACCCCGACGAACCTCCGACGGAGGCGACCGTGGCTGA
- a CDS encoding DUF5719 family protein, which translates to MADRRGLARIGVRAVGGVIGVGIAVAAVAGATLLPLPDFAIGAPAQTVTPVPADQQRVCPGPLLQLAADAGEATRPSAVGTPTFASAADDADVDITSLKPDADTASRDQAPQVASVATPRNATKPPLFAAAQMQSADADDLAGLAAAACAEPAADTWLVAGSTALGQTSLVLLSNPSEVDATVDLTVFTETGAVDAPGAAGILVPARSQKVVPLAGLVPSAAATVVRVQTTGGQVAATLQQSFEQGIQPRGAELAGPTGGPARQQIVPGVTITSTDAIQGEQSAEGVGFAFPVVRLLAPGQADAQVTVGAVGETGTAVGNSYATTVKAGQVAEIPLDHLKDGSYTVTVNSNVPVVASVRTSVIGTKARDFTWFASAQELQDDLLASIPSGADATIHFANAGEADTTVTVSRTRPGGTPTKIVVPAEGGSHARLGPGAYGITGADGLRGSVSFAADGRASSFALSPPGPLAAPITVYPN; encoded by the coding sequence GTGGCTGACCGCAGAGGCCTCGCCCGCATCGGCGTCCGCGCGGTCGGCGGGGTGATCGGCGTCGGCATCGCCGTCGCGGCGGTCGCGGGGGCGACCCTGCTCCCCCTCCCGGACTTCGCGATCGGGGCCCCCGCCCAGACCGTCACCCCCGTGCCCGCCGATCAGCAGCGTGTCTGCCCCGGCCCTCTCCTCCAGCTGGCGGCAGACGCCGGAGAGGCCACTCGCCCGAGCGCCGTCGGCACCCCCACCTTCGCGTCCGCCGCCGACGACGCGGACGTGGACATCACCTCCCTGAAGCCCGATGCGGACACGGCGTCGCGGGATCAGGCTCCGCAGGTCGCCTCCGTCGCGACTCCGCGGAACGCGACGAAGCCGCCCCTCTTCGCGGCCGCTCAGATGCAGAGCGCGGACGCCGACGATCTGGCCGGCCTGGCGGCCGCCGCCTGCGCGGAACCCGCAGCCGATACGTGGCTGGTCGCCGGCTCCACGGCTCTCGGGCAGACCAGTCTCGTGCTGCTGAGCAACCCGAGCGAGGTCGACGCGACCGTCGACCTGACGGTCTTCACCGAGACCGGGGCCGTCGACGCCCCCGGTGCGGCGGGGATCCTCGTCCCGGCTCGGTCTCAGAAGGTCGTGCCGCTCGCCGGCCTCGTCCCGTCCGCGGCGGCGACCGTCGTGCGTGTGCAGACCACCGGCGGCCAGGTCGCCGCCACGCTCCAGCAGAGCTTCGAACAGGGCATCCAGCCGCGAGGGGCCGAGCTCGCCGGCCCGACCGGCGGTCCCGCGCGGCAGCAGATCGTTCCCGGCGTGACGATTACCTCCACGGACGCCATCCAGGGCGAGCAGTCGGCCGAAGGCGTAGGGTTCGCCTTCCCCGTCGTGCGGTTGCTCGCCCCGGGGCAGGCCGACGCGCAGGTCACCGTCGGGGCCGTCGGAGAGACGGGGACGGCCGTCGGCAACTCGTACGCGACCACGGTCAAGGCCGGACAGGTCGCCGAGATCCCGCTCGATCACCTCAAGGACGGCAGCTACACGGTGACGGTGAACTCCAACGTTCCCGTGGTCGCCTCCGTCCGCACCTCTGTGATCGGTACGAAGGCGCGCGATTTCACCTGGTTCGCGTCGGCGCAGGAGTTGCAGGACGACCTGCTGGCGTCCATCCCCTCCGGGGCCGATGCGACCATCCACTTCGCCAACGCCGGCGAAGCGGACACGACGGTCACGGTGTCCCGCACACGTCCGGGAGGCACGCCGACGAAGATCGTGGTTCCCGCTGAAGGGGGATCGCACGCCCGTCTCGGCCCCGGCGCCTACGGCATCACGGGTGCCGACGGGCTGCGG
- a CDS encoding O-antigen ligase family protein — translation MIALLAIVVFGIQVADRTTRHGSALGWLVVAVLTLALTRSATVIAAALVTAVVLGFALWARRAGPDRRGPVYLVAIVVVAAAIVGVSLFSSRIPALFGKSEDLTGRLDIWAAVTRLAQERPAFGWGWVSYWAPWVKPFDGLATRNGVEYLQAHNAWLDVWLQLGIVGLVVFILLVLTTFGRAWFLAIDRPRSTIADDQPYRAVALLPLLVLGALIAQSFAESRILIEGGWALLVALSVATKRAANAPAP, via the coding sequence ATGATCGCGCTCCTGGCGATCGTCGTGTTCGGCATCCAGGTCGCCGACCGGACGACGCGTCACGGCTCGGCGTTGGGATGGCTCGTCGTCGCCGTCCTCACCCTGGCACTGACCCGGTCCGCGACGGTCATCGCGGCCGCCCTCGTCACCGCGGTCGTGCTCGGCTTCGCACTGTGGGCGCGCCGGGCGGGCCCCGACCGGCGCGGGCCCGTCTACCTGGTGGCGATCGTCGTGGTCGCCGCTGCGATCGTCGGCGTCTCGCTGTTCTCCTCGCGCATCCCCGCGCTGTTCGGGAAGAGCGAGGACCTGACCGGCCGCCTGGACATCTGGGCGGCGGTCACCCGTCTGGCGCAAGAGCGCCCGGCGTTCGGCTGGGGATGGGTCAGCTACTGGGCTCCGTGGGTGAAGCCCTTCGACGGGCTCGCCACCCGGAACGGCGTCGAGTACCTGCAAGCGCACAACGCCTGGCTCGACGTGTGGCTGCAGCTCGGCATCGTCGGACTCGTCGTGTTCATCCTGCTGGTGCTCACCACGTTCGGCCGGGCCTGGTTCCTCGCGATCGACCGCCCGCGCTCCACGATCGCCGACGACCAGCCGTACCGTGCGGTCGCCCTACTGCCCCTGCTGGTGCTCGGCGCTCTGATCGCTCAGAGCTTCGCCGAGAGCCGCATCCTCATCGAGGGCGGCTGGGCGCTCCTGGTGGCGCTCTCGGTCGCCACCAAGCGGGCGGCGAACGCCCCCGCCCCGTAG
- a CDS encoding WhiB family transcriptional regulator — translation MPVPEYRSGVPDDWFIDPVRLGVPGVRPAEVEDDNPLAWQTDALCAQTDPEAFFPEKGGSTRDAKRICTSCEVRSQCLEYALANDERFGIWGGLSERERRKLRKRAV, via the coding sequence ATGCCAGTTCCTGAATATCGTTCTGGGGTACCCGACGACTGGTTCATCGACCCGGTCCGGCTCGGGGTCCCGGGCGTCCGTCCGGCGGAGGTCGAAGACGACAATCCGCTCGCGTGGCAGACCGACGCTCTGTGCGCCCAGACGGATCCGGAGGCGTTCTTCCCGGAGAAGGGCGGCTCCACCCGCGACGCGAAGCGCATCTGCACCTCCTGCGAGGTGCGCTCGCAGTGCCTCGAGTACGCCCTCGCCAACGACGAGCGCTTCGGGATCTGGGGCGGACTCTCCGAGCGCGAGCGCCGCAAGCTCCGCAAGCGCGCCGTCTGA